The Myotis daubentonii chromosome 19, mMyoDau2.1, whole genome shotgun sequence genome window below encodes:
- the VPS37B gene encoding vacuolar protein sorting-associated protein 37B isoform X2, whose protein sequence is MLPGEENSKIRKEPTQNVQLNKEMTLASNRSLAEGNLLYQPQLDARKACLTQKYQELQVLFEAYQIKKTQLDRQPSSASLETLLALLQAEGAKIEEDTEDMAEKFLEGELPLDSFIDVYQSQRKLAHVRRVKIEKLQEMVLKGQRLPQAPAPPSSRVPEPVPAAPEASGPPSVMPRRIPPPVPAGRLATPFTAAMGSAQAPLYPPLPPRMGLPAQFVSPYPPPLPQRPPPRLPHQPGFILQ, encoded by the exons ACACAGAACGTCCAGCTTAACAAAGAAATGACGCTCGCCAGCAACCGGAGCCTGGCCGAGGGGAACCTCCTGTACCAGCCCCAGCTGGACGCGCGGAAGGCGTGCTTGACCCAGAAATACCAGGAGCTGCAGGTGCTGTTCGAAGCCTACCAGATCAAGAAGACCCAACTAG ACAGACAGCCCAGCAGTGCTTCGTTGGAGACCCTGTTAGCACTTCTTCAGGCCGAAGGAGCCAAGATTGAGGAAGACACAGAG GACATGGCAGAGAAGTTTCTTGAGGGAGAGCTGCCTCTGGACTCTTTCATCGACGTCTACCAGAGCCAGCGGAAACTGGCCCACGTGCGGAGAGTGAAGATCGAGAAGCTGCAGGAGATGGTGCTAAAGGGACAGAGACTCCCGCAGGCCCCGGCCCCACCGTCGTCCAGGGTGCCCGAGCCAGTGCCTGCCGCCCCGGAGGCCAGCGGGCCCCCCTCCGTCATGCCTCGGCGCATCCCGCCCCCTGTGCCTGCAGGACGCTTAGCCACACCGTTTACCGCTGCCATGGGCTCAGCACAGGCCCCGCTgtaccctcccctgcccccccgcaTGGGCCTCCCTGCGCAGTTTGTGTCGCCATACCCACCACCTCTCCCCCAGAGACCCCCGCCCCGGCTgcctcaccagccaggcttcATCCTGCAGTGA